The following proteins come from a genomic window of Mariniflexile sp. TRM1-10:
- a CDS encoding glycoside hydrolase family 130 protein codes for MSTIPWQDRPNNSNEVIWRYSNNPIIDRYAIPSSNSVFNSAVVPFGDGFAGVFRCDNKAVQMNIFAGFSKNGIDWNINHEPIVMQAGNTEMIASDYKYDPRVVFIEDRYWITWCNGYNGPTIGIGYTFDFKEFFQCENAFLPFNRNGVLFPQKINGKYAMLSRPSDNGHTPFGDIYISYSPDMKYWGEHRCVMKAAAFEDSAWQCAKIGAGPIPILTNEGWLMIYHGVIKTCNGFRYAMGAALLDENEPDKVKYRTQPYLLGPAVSYEQTGDVPNVVFPCAALHDIKEDKLAIYYGAADTVVAMAFGKLSEVVAFTKNNSL; via the coding sequence GTGAGTACAATTCCTTGGCAAGATAGACCAAACAATAGCAACGAGGTTATTTGGAGATATTCCAATAATCCAATTATAGACCGCTATGCCATACCATCATCCAATAGTGTTTTTAATAGTGCTGTTGTGCCTTTTGGTGATGGCTTTGCAGGTGTTTTTCGATGCGATAACAAAGCGGTACAAATGAATATTTTTGCTGGTTTTAGTAAAAATGGTATCGATTGGAATATCAATCACGAACCCATAGTAATGCAAGCGGGTAATACCGAAATGATAGCATCTGATTATAAATACGATCCCCGAGTTGTTTTTATTGAAGACCGCTATTGGATAACGTGGTGTAATGGGTACAACGGACCAACAATTGGTATTGGCTATACATTCGATTTTAAAGAATTTTTTCAATGCGAAAATGCTTTTTTACCTTTTAACAGAAACGGCGTATTGTTTCCACAGAAAATAAATGGAAAATATGCCATGTTAAGCCGCCCAAGTGATAACGGACACACGCCTTTTGGTGATATTTACATTAGTTACAGTCCAGATATGAAGTACTGGGGAGAACACCGATGCGTTATGAAAGCAGCAGCTTTTGAAGATAGCGCGTGGCAATGTGCCAAAATAGGAGCAGGCCCCATCCCGATTCTAACCAACGAAGGCTGGCTCATGATATATCACGGTGTCATTAAAACATGTAACGGGTTTCGTTATGCCATGGGTGCCGCTTTATTGGACGAAAACGAACCAGATAAAGTAAAATATAGAACGCAGCCTTATTTATTAGGGCCTGCCGTATCTTACGAACAAACTGGCGATGTTCCCAATGTAGTATTTCCATGTGCAGCATTACACGATATAAAAGAAGATAAATTGGCAATTTATTATGGAGCTGCAGATACCGTTGTAGCCATGGCATTTGGTAAATTAAGTGAAGTTGTTGCGTTTACAAAAAACAACAGTTTATAA
- a CDS encoding carbohydrate-binding family 9-like protein has product MYVKLRVSLIAIFSISLFGCAQPSKVIIPQSYTAYKTAGTIVIDGDDSDNAWNKAAWTPLFVDIEGEKVPKYSTKVKMLWDNQYYYILAKIDEPHVWGYLKQRDTIIFYNNDFEVFIDPDGDTHNYYELEINALNTVWDLFISKPYREDDHVVLNDWTLTGLKSAVKVNGTINNPTDIDQGWILEIAIPWAAYKTSYYDQNVPENKFWRVNFSRVNWQHAVSNGKYMRKKDNKGDFLPEYNWVWSPMGVINMHEPEKWGYVYFSSKETAEGATFSMPPDEKLKWELYSIYRAQKKRETNTTPMNSISKHEVVIDGKTIPVKLEAHISGFNISAKSPFSNKTLIIKEDGKIISK; this is encoded by the coding sequence ATGTACGTGAAATTAAGAGTCTCATTAATAGCAATTTTTTCTATATCCTTGTTTGGTTGCGCACAACCAAGCAAGGTTATTATTCCCCAAAGTTATACGGCTTACAAAACAGCAGGTACTATCGTTATTGATGGTGATGACTCGGACAATGCTTGGAACAAAGCAGCATGGACACCCCTTTTTGTCGATATTGAAGGAGAAAAAGTGCCAAAATACAGTACCAAGGTAAAAATGCTTTGGGATAATCAATACTACTACATCCTTGCGAAAATAGACGAACCACATGTTTGGGGCTATTTAAAACAACGGGACACTATTATTTTTTATAATAACGATTTTGAAGTGTTTATAGACCCCGATGGTGATACCCATAATTATTATGAATTAGAAATAAATGCCCTAAATACAGTTTGGGATTTGTTCATTAGCAAACCATATAGAGAAGATGATCATGTTGTTTTAAACGATTGGACTTTAACGGGATTAAAATCGGCAGTTAAAGTTAACGGAACCATTAACAACCCTACTGATATTGATCAAGGATGGATCCTGGAAATAGCGATTCCTTGGGCTGCCTACAAAACGTCCTATTACGACCAAAACGTTCCAGAAAATAAATTTTGGCGTGTAAATTTCTCTAGAGTTAATTGGCAACACGCTGTTTCTAATGGCAAATACATGCGTAAAAAAGATAATAAAGGTGATTTTTTACCAGAATACAATTGGGTATGGTCGCCCATGGGTGTCATTAATATGCACGAACCCGAAAAATGGGGTTATGTGTATTTTTCTTCAAAAGAAACTGCTGAAGGTGCTACCTTTTCCATGCCTCCAGATGAAAAACTAAAATGGGAGTTATATAGTATTTATAGAGCACAAAAAAAACGTGAAACAAATACCACTCCAATGAATAGTATTTCAAAGCATGAAGTTGTTATTGATGGTAAAACCATTCCTGTAAAGTTAGAAGCACATATCTCTGGATTTAATATTTCGGCAAAGAGTCCTTTTTCAAATAAAACCTTAATCATAAAAGAAGATGGCAAAATCATATCAAAATAA